From Channa argus isolate prfri chromosome 21, Channa argus male v1.0, whole genome shotgun sequence, one genomic window encodes:
- the bcat1 gene encoding branched-chain-amino-acid aminotransferase, cytosolic isoform X2 has protein sequence MIMILCNLFGVIATQQRGRFEPERSVSGLSEGGHSRSHFITATFASDASPLCSEGSSYLSTAPMGDASIPSFKAADLVIQLSSAPKTKLDVFAFGTVFTDHMLIIEWSFSGGWEPPLIKPLENLSLHPACSALHYGIQLFEGLKAYRGDDNRLRLFRPMLNMNRMAKSARRACLPAFDQSELLECIRQLVEIDQDWVPHSDSSSLGVKKPTRALLYVILCQAGSYFNNETQAVSLWANPKYTRAWKGGTGDCKMGGNYGGTLFAQHEAVEYGCQQVLWLHGEDHQITEAGTMNIFLHWINEDGEEELATPLLDGMVLPGVTRQSVLELTRKWAEFKVAERYLTMGQLCSALKQQRLKEVFGSGTACMICPIGQIVYQGENLHIPSQDKNSRLTSRIAQELTDIQYGRTPSDWTILV, from the exons atgataatGATATTGTGCAACCTGTTTGGTGTCATTGCAACGCAACAACGGGGCCGGTTTGAGCCTGAGCGATCAGTAAGCGGTTTATCTGAAGGGGGGCACAGCAGGTCTCATTTCATCACGGCCACCTTTGCATCAGAcgcctctcctctctgctccgAAG GAAGCAGCTACCTGTCAACAGCTCCTATGGGTGACGCCAGTATTCCAAGCTTTAAG GCAGCTGACCTGGTAATCCAGCTATCCTCAGCTCCAAAGACCAAACTGGATGTGTTTGCCTTTGGGACAGTGTTCACTGACCACATGCTGATCATAGAGTGGAGTTTTTCCGGGGGCTGGGAGCCTCCGCTCATCAAGCCACTGGAGAACTTGTCACTCCACCCGGCATGTTCAGCGCTGCATTATGGTATACAG TTATTCGAAGGGTTGAAGGCATACCGTGGGGATGACAACCGACTGCGCCTCTTCAGACCGATGCTCAACATGAACCGCATGGCCAAATCTGCTAGGAGAGCCTGTCTACCA GCCTTTGATCAGTCAGAGTTGTTGGAGTGTATCCGGCAACTGGTAGAGATTGACCAGGACTGGGTTCCTCACTCAGACTCT TCATCTCTGGGTGTAAAGAAACCTACTCGTGCCTTGCTGTATGTAATCCTATGTCAAGCGGGCTCATACTTCAACAATGAGACACAGGCTGTCTCCTTGTGGGCCAACCCCAAGTACACACGGGCCTGGAAAGGAGGAACTGGAGATTGCAAGATGGGAGG GAACTATGGAGGGACTCTGTTTGCCCAGCATGAAGCAGTGGAGTATGGGTGTCAGCAGGTGCTATGGCTGCATGGTGAGGACCACCAGATCACCGAAGCAGGGACTATGAATATCTTCCTGCACTGGATCAATGAAGATGGAG aagAGGAGCTTGCAACTCCACTTCTGGATGGCATGGTCCTCCCAGGTGTAACTCGACAAAGCGTCCTGGAACTAACCAGAAAATGG GCTGAGTTTAAGGTGGCAGAGCGCTACCTGACCATGGGCCAGCTATGCTCTGCTCTCAAACAGCAGCGGCTCAAAGAAGTGTTTGGCTCTGGCACTGCCTGCATGATCTGCCCCATAGGGCAGATTGTCTACCAGGGAGAG aaccTGCACATCCCCAGTCAGGATAAAAACTCACGGTTGACTTCACGGATAGCACAGGAACTCACAGATATACAG TATGGACGCACACCCAGTGACTGGACCATCCTCGTGTAG
- the bcat1 gene encoding branched-chain-amino-acid aminotransferase, cytosolic isoform X1 has translation MIMILCNLFGVIATQQRGRFEPERSVSGLSEGGHSRSHFITATFASDASPLCSEGSSYLSTAPMGDASIPSFKAADLVIQLSSAPKTKLDVFAFGTVFTDHMLIIEWSFSGGWEPPLIKPLENLSLHPACSALHYGIQLFEGLKAYRGDDNRLRLFRPMLNMNRMAKSARRACLPAFDQSELLECIRQLVEIDQDWVPHSDSVSLYIRPTFISAESSLGVKKPTRALLYVILCQAGSYFNNETQAVSLWANPKYTRAWKGGTGDCKMGGNYGGTLFAQHEAVEYGCQQVLWLHGEDHQITEAGTMNIFLHWINEDGEEELATPLLDGMVLPGVTRQSVLELTRKWAEFKVAERYLTMGQLCSALKQQRLKEVFGSGTACMICPIGQIVYQGENLHIPSQDKNSRLTSRIAQELTDIQYGRTPSDWTILV, from the exons atgataatGATATTGTGCAACCTGTTTGGTGTCATTGCAACGCAACAACGGGGCCGGTTTGAGCCTGAGCGATCAGTAAGCGGTTTATCTGAAGGGGGGCACAGCAGGTCTCATTTCATCACGGCCACCTTTGCATCAGAcgcctctcctctctgctccgAAG GAAGCAGCTACCTGTCAACAGCTCCTATGGGTGACGCCAGTATTCCAAGCTTTAAG GCAGCTGACCTGGTAATCCAGCTATCCTCAGCTCCAAAGACCAAACTGGATGTGTTTGCCTTTGGGACAGTGTTCACTGACCACATGCTGATCATAGAGTGGAGTTTTTCCGGGGGCTGGGAGCCTCCGCTCATCAAGCCACTGGAGAACTTGTCACTCCACCCGGCATGTTCAGCGCTGCATTATGGTATACAG TTATTCGAAGGGTTGAAGGCATACCGTGGGGATGACAACCGACTGCGCCTCTTCAGACCGATGCTCAACATGAACCGCATGGCCAAATCTGCTAGGAGAGCCTGTCTACCA GCCTTTGATCAGTCAGAGTTGTTGGAGTGTATCCGGCAACTGGTAGAGATTGACCAGGACTGGGTTCCTCACTCAGACTCTGTCAGTTTGTACATCAGGCCAACATTTATTAGCGCTGAG TCATCTCTGGGTGTAAAGAAACCTACTCGTGCCTTGCTGTATGTAATCCTATGTCAAGCGGGCTCATACTTCAACAATGAGACACAGGCTGTCTCCTTGTGGGCCAACCCCAAGTACACACGGGCCTGGAAAGGAGGAACTGGAGATTGCAAGATGGGAGG GAACTATGGAGGGACTCTGTTTGCCCAGCATGAAGCAGTGGAGTATGGGTGTCAGCAGGTGCTATGGCTGCATGGTGAGGACCACCAGATCACCGAAGCAGGGACTATGAATATCTTCCTGCACTGGATCAATGAAGATGGAG aagAGGAGCTTGCAACTCCACTTCTGGATGGCATGGTCCTCCCAGGTGTAACTCGACAAAGCGTCCTGGAACTAACCAGAAAATGG GCTGAGTTTAAGGTGGCAGAGCGCTACCTGACCATGGGCCAGCTATGCTCTGCTCTCAAACAGCAGCGGCTCAAAGAAGTGTTTGGCTCTGGCACTGCCTGCATGATCTGCCCCATAGGGCAGATTGTCTACCAGGGAGAG aaccTGCACATCCCCAGTCAGGATAAAAACTCACGGTTGACTTCACGGATAGCACAGGAACTCACAGATATACAG TATGGACGCACACCCAGTGACTGGACCATCCTCGTGTAG
- the bcat1 gene encoding branched-chain-amino-acid aminotransferase, cytosolic isoform X3, translated as MLFEGLKAYRGDDNRLRLFRPMLNMNRMAKSARRACLPAFDQSELLECIRQLVEIDQDWVPHSDSVSLYIRPTFISAESSLGVKKPTRALLYVILCQAGSYFNNETQAVSLWANPKYTRAWKGGTGDCKMGGNYGGTLFAQHEAVEYGCQQVLWLHGEDHQITEAGTMNIFLHWINEDGEEELATPLLDGMVLPGVTRQSVLELTRKWAEFKVAERYLTMGQLCSALKQQRLKEVFGSGTACMICPIGQIVYQGENLHIPSQDKNSRLTSRIAQELTDIQYGRTPSDWTILV; from the exons ATG TTATTCGAAGGGTTGAAGGCATACCGTGGGGATGACAACCGACTGCGCCTCTTCAGACCGATGCTCAACATGAACCGCATGGCCAAATCTGCTAGGAGAGCCTGTCTACCA GCCTTTGATCAGTCAGAGTTGTTGGAGTGTATCCGGCAACTGGTAGAGATTGACCAGGACTGGGTTCCTCACTCAGACTCTGTCAGTTTGTACATCAGGCCAACATTTATTAGCGCTGAG TCATCTCTGGGTGTAAAGAAACCTACTCGTGCCTTGCTGTATGTAATCCTATGTCAAGCGGGCTCATACTTCAACAATGAGACACAGGCTGTCTCCTTGTGGGCCAACCCCAAGTACACACGGGCCTGGAAAGGAGGAACTGGAGATTGCAAGATGGGAGG GAACTATGGAGGGACTCTGTTTGCCCAGCATGAAGCAGTGGAGTATGGGTGTCAGCAGGTGCTATGGCTGCATGGTGAGGACCACCAGATCACCGAAGCAGGGACTATGAATATCTTCCTGCACTGGATCAATGAAGATGGAG aagAGGAGCTTGCAACTCCACTTCTGGATGGCATGGTCCTCCCAGGTGTAACTCGACAAAGCGTCCTGGAACTAACCAGAAAATGG GCTGAGTTTAAGGTGGCAGAGCGCTACCTGACCATGGGCCAGCTATGCTCTGCTCTCAAACAGCAGCGGCTCAAAGAAGTGTTTGGCTCTGGCACTGCCTGCATGATCTGCCCCATAGGGCAGATTGTCTACCAGGGAGAG aaccTGCACATCCCCAGTCAGGATAAAAACTCACGGTTGACTTCACGGATAGCACAGGAACTCACAGATATACAG TATGGACGCACACCCAGTGACTGGACCATCCTCGTGTAG